The Peribacillus sp. FSL P2-0133 genome has a segment encoding these proteins:
- a CDS encoding SRPBCC family protein, with translation MSTKENVQFSPTLPYSRYVDPKVFDEESKKIFRKSWILAGHASQVEKVGDFMTLDIAGEPIIVSHGTDGELRAFYNICPHRGMKVENSDKGNKKILQCGYHGWTFKLDGSVYRAPNFKTNELGIHSCMKSIRLEVQNAMIFVNLDKNAPSMAEAYQEFLEEMKEYPFFDSLKLVRETRRVVKANWKAVVDNYLECDHCSIAHPGFAKSFDLSNFCTTTHDKFTYQYMTVSKNGEGDQARFYWVWPNMMINVYPGDGNVNTIQVIPVDAETSLGIYRDYSLDEKTTIEKEEYFKFVDQVRQEDFELVEKLQKGLSSEAFTNGIFSPTEHAAVYFHELIDNNLQN, from the coding sequence ATGTCCACTAAAGAAAATGTACAGTTCAGCCCTACACTTCCATATTCACGGTATGTTGATCCAAAGGTATTCGATGAAGAAAGTAAAAAAATTTTTAGAAAGAGCTGGATATTAGCGGGGCATGCAAGCCAAGTTGAAAAAGTGGGTGATTTCATGACATTGGATATCGCCGGAGAGCCTATTATCGTTTCTCACGGTACCGATGGTGAACTGCGTGCTTTCTACAATATTTGCCCTCATCGCGGAATGAAAGTAGAAAACTCCGATAAAGGAAATAAAAAAATTTTACAATGCGGATACCATGGATGGACGTTCAAATTAGATGGAAGTGTTTATAGAGCTCCTAATTTTAAAACGAATGAACTGGGTATACACAGCTGTATGAAATCCATACGCTTAGAAGTTCAGAATGCTATGATTTTTGTCAATCTAGACAAAAATGCACCTTCTATGGCAGAAGCATATCAGGAATTTTTAGAGGAAATGAAAGAGTATCCCTTCTTTGATTCACTGAAACTAGTTAGGGAAACCCGCCGTGTAGTTAAAGCTAATTGGAAAGCTGTTGTTGACAATTACCTTGAATGTGATCATTGTTCCATTGCTCATCCTGGCTTTGCGAAATCTTTTGATTTATCAAACTTTTGCACAACGACACACGACAAATTCACCTATCAATATATGACGGTAAGCAAGAATGGTGAGGGTGACCAAGCACGTTTTTATTGGGTTTGGCCAAATATGATGATTAACGTTTATCCAGGAGACGGGAATGTGAATACCATTCAAGTAATTCCTGTTGATGCTGAGACGTCGTTAGGTATTTATCGTGATTACTCCCTCGATGAAAAAACAACCATAGAAAAAGAAGAATATTTTAAATTTGTTGATCAAGTACGGCAGGAAGATTTTGAACTGGTGGAAAAATTGCAAAAAGGATTAAGTTCCGAGGCATTTACAAATGGTATCTTTTCTCCAACTGAACATGCTGCAGTTTATTTTCATGAACTTATTGATAATAACCTCCAGAACTAA
- a CDS encoding aldehyde dehydrogenase family protein, with product MRYLNYINGKWQEPTTREYKENLSPHNGENLGEFPSSAATDLHDAVAAAKSSFPAWKKLSFQQRASYLQKAADILKKNMQEVGRDLIKEEGKTFLEGMGEANRAASILEYYAAEARQPLGEVIPSANANTFLYTTRTPLGPVGLITPWNFPIAIPVWKLAPALIYGNTVVIKPADLTPKSVYHVIKAFDEAGLPAGVINCVFGRGSVIGAALVEHPDVKAISFTGSNQVGQQIQKQAIEHGKKVQVEMGGKNPLVVLADADLEKAVEIAVGGAFKSTGQKCTATSRVIVEEGIYEAFRDRLVARTKELKVGDPLNEETYIGPAVSKSQRDGVLEMIDAGKSEATLLCGGEIPTEEELANGYYVRPAIFENVAQHARIAREEIFGPVIALFKAGNYEEAVMMANDTEYGLSAAICTNNLTAAQRFIEDVEVGLVHVNSETAGTEPQMPFGGCKNSSAGSREQGKSAVEFYTEVKTVYMDRV from the coding sequence ATGCGTTACTTAAATTATATTAACGGAAAATGGCAAGAACCAACTACTAGGGAGTATAAGGAAAATCTTAGTCCCCATAATGGAGAAAATTTAGGGGAATTTCCATCCAGTGCGGCCACAGATTTACATGATGCAGTGGCTGCCGCAAAAAGTTCATTTCCTGCTTGGAAAAAACTATCGTTTCAGCAACGGGCTTCATACTTGCAGAAAGCAGCTGATATTTTGAAAAAGAATATGCAGGAAGTAGGTCGGGATTTGATAAAGGAAGAAGGAAAAACATTCTTGGAAGGGATGGGGGAAGCCAATCGAGCTGCTAGCATTCTTGAATATTATGCTGCTGAAGCCCGGCAGCCACTTGGGGAAGTGATTCCTTCAGCGAATGCCAATACATTTTTGTACACAACCCGTACCCCGCTCGGTCCGGTGGGGTTGATTACACCATGGAACTTTCCAATTGCCATCCCTGTGTGGAAATTGGCGCCTGCCCTGATTTACGGAAATACAGTCGTGATTAAACCGGCTGATCTTACACCTAAGTCGGTCTATCATGTGATAAAAGCATTTGATGAAGCGGGTCTTCCGGCTGGAGTCATTAATTGTGTATTCGGAAGGGGTTCCGTCATTGGTGCTGCATTAGTGGAACATCCTGATGTGAAGGCTATATCTTTTACCGGCTCGAATCAAGTAGGTCAGCAAATTCAAAAACAAGCCATTGAACATGGGAAGAAAGTGCAAGTGGAAATGGGAGGGAAAAACCCGCTCGTCGTACTAGCTGATGCTGATCTAGAAAAAGCAGTGGAAATTGCTGTAGGCGGAGCCTTTAAGTCCACTGGGCAAAAATGCACAGCCACTAGCAGGGTGATTGTGGAAGAAGGAATATATGAAGCATTCCGTGACCGTCTTGTCGCCCGAACGAAAGAATTAAAAGTGGGCGACCCGCTCAACGAAGAAACATATATTGGTCCCGCTGTATCTAAATCACAACGCGATGGCGTGCTTGAAATGATTGATGCTGGGAAATCAGAAGCAACGCTATTGTGTGGAGGAGAGATTCCGACTGAAGAGGAATTGGCGAACGGTTATTATGTCCGACCGGCTATCTTTGAAAATGTTGCTCAGCATGCCCGCATTGCACGTGAAGAAATCTTTGGACCAGTCATCGCCCTGTTTAAGGCAGGAAATTATGAGGAAGCAGTTATGATGGCGAATGATACAGAGTATGGATTGAGCGCAGCAATTTGCACGAATAATTTAACGGCGGCTCAAAGGTTTATTGAAGATGTCGAAGTGGGTCTTGTCCATGTCAATTCGGAAACAGCAGGAACTGAACCGCAAATGCCATTTGGCGGATGCAAAAATTCAAGTGCAGGCAGCCGTGAACAAGGGAAGAGTGCCGTTGAATTCTATACAGAAGTCAAGACAGTCTATATGGATCGGGTATAA
- a CDS encoding endospore germination permease encodes MLEKGKISSGEFLILVIIFNIGGAILTLPSGLVSLAKQDGWIAYIIATLIGLCFVLLFTRLASLYPSMTYIEVNEKIFGKWIGKISALLFLFYIYYLSSALLSEIGNFFSSQVLVETPMEMIMILFILASLFGARLGLEVICRTALIFFPWLVLLLFILFVFLIPDIKIENMQPIFEEGMKPIMNGAYHSLALPYVQLVFFLMITPYVNEKAEMKKNFYLGTLLGGGVLLLVIIYSILVLDAANTARLTYPSYKLGMRISIGNFFERVEVIVAFIWVFTEYFKLTICFYGLALGLAQLLGLKNYKILLFPLAFLILTLTIFSHPDIVHYQNFIATAWTPLSLTICFILPLLLLMVGKIRKK; translated from the coding sequence ATGCTCGAAAAAGGAAAAATCAGCTCTGGTGAATTTCTTATATTGGTCATCATATTCAACATAGGAGGAGCGATACTTACTTTACCTTCCGGACTTGTCTCATTAGCAAAACAGGATGGCTGGATTGCCTATATCATAGCTACTCTCATCGGTTTATGTTTCGTTCTCTTATTTACCCGGCTCGCCTCACTTTACCCATCCATGACTTATATAGAAGTTAATGAAAAAATATTTGGCAAATGGATCGGGAAAATCTCTGCCCTGCTATTCCTGTTTTATATTTATTACCTTTCTTCTGCGTTACTAAGTGAAATTGGGAATTTCTTTTCGTCACAGGTTCTGGTTGAGACACCTATGGAAATGATTATGATCTTGTTTATATTAGCAAGCTTATTTGGTGCACGGCTAGGATTGGAAGTCATCTGCCGAACTGCATTAATCTTTTTTCCTTGGCTTGTACTGCTGCTTTTCATATTATTCGTATTTCTTATCCCGGATATCAAAATCGAAAATATGCAACCTATATTTGAAGAAGGCATGAAACCAATAATGAATGGAGCATATCATTCTTTAGCATTGCCTTATGTTCAGCTTGTTTTCTTTTTAATGATCACTCCATATGTAAACGAAAAGGCTGAAATGAAGAAAAATTTTTATTTAGGGACATTATTAGGTGGCGGCGTTCTATTGTTAGTGATTATTTACAGCATCCTCGTATTGGATGCTGCTAATACAGCAAGATTAACCTATCCTTCTTATAAACTGGGTATGAGGATAAGCATTGGTAATTTTTTTGAAAGGGTCGAGGTCATTGTGGCATTCATTTGGGTTTTTACAGAGTATTTTAAATTGACCATATGCTTTTATGGCCTCGCCTTAGGACTAGCTCAATTGCTAGGATTAAAAAATTACAAAATTCTTCTATTCCCATTAGCTTTTCTAATTCTCACTTTAACCATCTTTTCGCATCCCGATATAGTACATTATCAAAACTTTATAGCTACAGCTTGGACACCTTTATCCTTAACGATTTGTTTTATTCTGCCATTGTTATTATTAATGGTTGGGAAAATTAGAAAAAAGTAA
- a CDS encoding Ger(x)C family spore germination protein, whose product MKKMLIVFLMLPIICLSGCWSSIELNELAIVTAMGIDKTEDGYLVTVQVLNSSELAGDARSGRTEVVTFRKSGKTIFEALRSLSTDVPRRLYVAHLREVVFGEEMAREGIAKPLDFLSRQKELRSDFYMTVAKGSTAYDTLNVQTALEKIPANKVFDSLENSERRWAPTRTVTLDELVSSIVSKGRQAMLTGIYVYGDPESGSNVTNAQNISPKSGLRLDYLGVFKKDKLIGWLNRNDSKGVSYITDHVKSTPVNIPCEGDQITVNTTSSKTKIKGKMEKGNPKIEINVTSEGSIGEVECTIDLTKPEKIKELNERYAKDIKGKIEGSIKTLQEKYQSDIFGFGDEIHRTNPRAWKRLEGNWEQEFANLDVNVTVKAKIRNLGTISESFQKEIEE is encoded by the coding sequence ATGAAAAAAATGTTAATCGTATTTCTAATGTTACCTATAATTTGTTTATCCGGCTGTTGGAGCAGCATTGAATTGAATGAACTTGCCATCGTTACCGCCATGGGAATTGATAAAACAGAAGATGGGTATCTGGTAACAGTCCAAGTTCTAAATTCGAGTGAGCTGGCAGGTGATGCCAGGTCTGGTCGCACGGAAGTTGTAACATTCAGGAAAAGTGGTAAAACCATTTTTGAAGCCCTTAGAAGCCTATCAACTGATGTACCAAGGAGGTTATATGTAGCACATCTTCGTGAAGTTGTCTTTGGTGAGGAAATGGCCAGGGAAGGAATAGCAAAACCTCTGGATTTTCTTTCCCGGCAAAAAGAGTTGCGTTCCGATTTCTATATGACTGTTGCTAAGGGTTCAACTGCTTATGATACGCTTAATGTGCAAACGGCTCTTGAAAAAATACCGGCAAATAAAGTCTTTGACTCCTTGGAAAATTCAGAGAGAAGATGGGCACCGACAAGGACGGTCACTTTGGATGAGCTGGTCAGCAGTATCGTCAGTAAAGGCAGACAGGCCATGCTAACGGGGATTTACGTTTATGGTGATCCCGAATCAGGAAGCAATGTTACGAATGCACAAAATATCTCCCCGAAATCCGGCTTGCGATTGGATTATCTTGGAGTATTCAAGAAGGATAAACTTATCGGCTGGTTAAACAGGAACGACAGTAAAGGTGTTAGTTACATTACTGATCATGTTAAGTCTACTCCGGTAAATATTCCATGTGAAGGTGATCAAATTACGGTCAACACGACTAGTTCAAAAACGAAAATCAAGGGGAAAATGGAAAAAGGAAATCCCAAAATTGAAATAAATGTCACGTCAGAAGGGAGTATAGGTGAAGTAGAATGCACAATTGATTTAACTAAACCAGAAAAAATCAAAGAATTGAATGAAAGATACGCAAAAGATATTAAAGGTAAAATAGAAGGATCGATAAAAACGCTTCAAGAGAAGTATCAAAGTGACATTTTCGGTTTTGGTGATGAAATCCATAGAACTAATCCTAGAGCATGGAAACGTTTAGAAGGAAATTGGGAACAGGAATTCGCAAATTTGGACGTGAATGTAACCGTTAAAGCAAAGATTCGTAATTTAGGAACGATATCAGAATCCTTTCAAAAAGAAATCGAGGAGTAA
- a CDS encoding membrane-spanning protein has product MKHNIIIIFSLVFIAFMTGLLIFYLIKDDSSRWMVALGGILVSALPISLLFVKNNPFNIPIIIGYYVFIFCTTFLGSIANFYVDFKWWDSGVHFYKGIFVGFVGIVLYKLFIPQKARKDVSRWLLFLFVLSLSVIATVLWEIYEFAGDLTFTQTMQRGGNKDTMYDIIFGLTGGLLISIYSSVQKLKF; this is encoded by the coding sequence TTGAAACATAATATAATCATTATTTTTAGTCTGGTTTTTATAGCATTCATGACTGGTTTACTCATCTTTTATCTCATAAAAGATGATTCTTCGCGATGGATGGTGGCTCTAGGGGGAATATTGGTAAGTGCCTTGCCCATTTCATTACTGTTTGTAAAAAATAACCCCTTTAACATTCCAATCATAATCGGTTATTATGTTTTTATTTTCTGTACGACATTTTTAGGATCTATCGCAAATTTTTATGTTGATTTTAAATGGTGGGACTCTGGCGTTCACTTTTACAAAGGTATCTTCGTAGGTTTTGTTGGGATTGTTCTTTATAAACTATTCATCCCGCAAAAAGCGAGAAAAGATGTTTCAAGGTGGCTCCTCTTTCTTTTTGTTCTCTCACTTTCAGTCATTGCCACTGTTCTTTGGGAAATATATGAGTTCGCAGGAGATCTCACTTTTACTCAAACCATGCAGCGAGGCGGTAATAAAGATACCATGTACGATATAATTTTCGGTCTTACAGGCGGATTGCTTATTTCCATTTATTCTAGTGTACAAAAATTAAAATTTTGA
- a CDS encoding spore germination protein, with the protein MSSDLQYNLDHIKKTLGNSSDLVIRDFQAGKNGEIKLGIVYTDGLTDSVSVQDFILDTLMIEIRNSDLDIAVFNPSDCFEMIKSHTLPVGGIGEITDFQKLFNHVLSGDTMLLMDGSPKGIALGSREWVDRGVQEPSSQTVVRGPKDGFTETLRTNTALIRRRIKDPNLWLETKQIGEKTQTDVAIMYLKGVANDKTVSELQSRLNRIKIDAILESGYIEELIQDEVYTPFPTVYNTERPDAVAAALLEGRIAIFVDGTPFVLIVPALMVHFFQSSEDYYQRADIATLIRILRYFSFFLALLTPSLYIAVSTFHQEMLPTPLLISLASQREGVPFPAFVEAMMMEVVFEILREAGVRMPRAIGSSISIVGALVIGQAAVEAGFVSATMVIIVSLTAICSFVFPANSMAMAFRMLRFLFMILAATFGLYGIILGLIVMVLHLNSLRSFGLPYLAPNAPFILQDQKDNIIRLPHWSLLKRPRLISKNNTDRGDVSAPKPPK; encoded by the coding sequence ATATCCTCTGATCTTCAATATAATTTAGACCATATTAAGAAAACGTTAGGGAATAGTTCAGACTTAGTTATAAGGGATTTTCAAGCAGGTAAAAATGGGGAAATTAAGTTAGGCATCGTTTACACAGATGGATTAACGGATTCGGTATCCGTCCAAGATTTCATCCTCGACACTTTGATGATTGAAATTAGGAACTCGGATTTGGACATTGCGGTCTTTAATCCATCTGACTGTTTTGAAATGATAAAATCACATACTCTTCCTGTAGGGGGAATAGGGGAAATAACTGATTTCCAAAAACTTTTTAACCATGTTTTATCGGGAGACACGATGTTATTGATGGATGGCTCCCCAAAAGGAATAGCACTCGGCTCAAGAGAATGGGTCGATCGCGGAGTTCAGGAACCTTCCTCACAAACAGTAGTAAGAGGCCCGAAGGATGGGTTCACTGAAACGCTGCGAACAAATACGGCTTTAATAAGACGGAGAATCAAAGATCCTAACCTTTGGCTTGAAACAAAACAGATTGGTGAAAAAACGCAAACAGACGTTGCAATTATGTATCTGAAAGGTGTTGCCAATGATAAAACGGTTTCAGAATTGCAAAGCCGGTTAAATCGAATCAAAATAGATGCGATTCTTGAGAGTGGTTACATTGAAGAACTTATACAGGATGAAGTATATACTCCATTTCCAACCGTATATAATACGGAACGTCCTGATGCCGTAGCCGCGGCCCTGTTAGAAGGAAGGATTGCGATATTTGTTGACGGAACGCCGTTTGTCCTTATCGTTCCAGCACTGATGGTGCATTTTTTTCAGTCCAGTGAAGATTATTATCAACGGGCAGACATTGCCACATTAATTCGAATATTACGGTATTTTTCTTTTTTCCTTGCTTTGCTTACACCGTCACTTTATATAGCTGTCTCAACCTTTCATCAAGAAATGCTTCCTACTCCTTTACTCATAAGTCTAGCCTCACAACGTGAGGGTGTTCCTTTTCCAGCTTTTGTAGAGGCGATGATGATGGAGGTAGTGTTTGAAATCTTGCGTGAGGCAGGTGTGAGGATGCCTAGGGCTATCGGTTCATCCATTTCCATCGTAGGTGCATTAGTTATTGGGCAGGCTGCTGTCGAAGCAGGGTTCGTTTCAGCAACAATGGTTATCATCGTGTCCTTAACAGCCATCTGCAGCTTTGTGTTCCCAGCCAATAGCATGGCCATGGCTTTTCGGATGCTTCGGTTCTTGTTTATGATCCTTGCCGCTACATTTGGATTATACGGGATCATTTTGGGGCTGATCGTGATGGTCCTCCATTTAAATAGCTTACGATCATTTGGTTTGCCATATCTAGCTCCAAATGCACCATTCATTTTACAAGATCAAAAAGACAATATCATCCGATTGCCGCATTGGTCATTATTAAAGCGGCCTCGTTTGATCAGTAAAAATAATACAGACAGAGGAGATGTCAGTGCTCCGAAACCACCGAAATAA
- a CDS encoding M14 family zinc carboxypeptidase: protein MKNRKLVSTLGVAVLSAGIAAPTFAANETSPGTPIQQTYSVSGFTDHAELGKKLEQIASNSQGKVKVDVAGYSNRNREIYKATVGTGDKVVLIQSEIHGNEKTGTDAILNILKFLGTNSPEAEKIRKEITLVALPKMNPDGAELNRRGNDMTWSEVVEQFPQLAGANPSWNYYTYKNEAFDYESNPGFDVNRDFNPDLNYIPQAKDFPGKSSTPGWFITPESQTTRDVYKSLLKQYGKVEIFVDLHHQAPYYEVDGTDDLVTYSLSAQFVPDPSSPSGQEYAKYAKNYNYDFSRQLNVAVYNAMKEQGNSPYGNISLYPQNQNLPGTALGAFALNGSGTVLFEVRGQTQSFGQKKKGMLIKAVERGLYGIIDGVTDGSVYKINPEQYESIPLTEGRQ from the coding sequence ATGAAAAACAGGAAACTTGTTTCAACTCTAGGAGTTGCCGTTTTATCGGCGGGTATTGCGGCACCAACATTTGCAGCTAATGAAACATCCCCAGGAACACCCATTCAACAAACTTATTCGGTTTCAGGTTTTACAGATCATGCTGAACTAGGGAAAAAGCTAGAACAAATTGCGAGTAATAGCCAAGGTAAAGTAAAAGTGGATGTAGCTGGATATTCTAATAGAAATAGAGAAATCTATAAAGCAACCGTGGGAACAGGTGACAAAGTCGTTTTAATTCAAAGTGAGATTCATGGAAATGAGAAAACTGGTACGGATGCCATCTTAAATATCTTGAAGTTTTTGGGGACCAATTCTCCTGAAGCGGAGAAAATTCGCAAAGAAATTACCCTGGTGGCTTTGCCTAAAATGAATCCGGATGGTGCTGAATTGAACCGTCGGGGAAATGATATGACCTGGTCAGAGGTCGTGGAACAGTTTCCACAGTTAGCAGGAGCGAATCCATCTTGGAACTATTATACATACAAAAATGAAGCATTCGATTATGAGTCCAATCCTGGTTTCGATGTCAATCGTGACTTTAATCCTGATTTAAATTATATTCCTCAAGCTAAAGACTTCCCTGGAAAATCATCCACCCCTGGTTGGTTCATAACACCTGAATCACAAACAACGCGTGATGTTTACAAGTCTCTCCTGAAGCAATACGGAAAGGTGGAGATTTTTGTGGACTTGCACCACCAAGCTCCCTATTATGAAGTTGATGGAACGGATGATTTAGTCACATACTCGCTTTCCGCTCAATTTGTTCCTGATCCAAGCTCGCCTTCAGGACAAGAGTATGCCAAATATGCAAAAAACTATAATTATGATTTTTCCAGACAATTGAATGTAGCGGTATATAATGCGATGAAAGAACAAGGTAATTCTCCATATGGAAATATATCCTTATATCCGCAAAACCAAAACCTTCCTGGCACGGCTTTAGGAGCCTTTGCTTTAAACGGAAGTGGGACAGTACTCTTTGAAGTCAGAGGCCAAACACAGTCTTTTGGCCAAAAGAAAAAAGGCATGCTTATTAAAGCAGTGGAAAGAGGGTTATATGGAATAATTGATGGAGTTACTGATGGCTCAGTATATAAAATCAATCCGGAACAATACGAGTCAATTCCACTGACGGAGGGCAGGCAATAA
- a CDS encoding endolytic transglycosylase MltG → MTSKSMRSFAGGIVVAAGLCGAVYFFGPGEATGTSEKLSEDEMKESLASEGYVIHSEKEWEDQIAEAQSVKDKVEAEKETVQEPAEKIIYRTVLTVSKGSTSIDVGKNLQKAKVIKNANDFFDAVEKKGKANGLRPGTYVVDSAMTTEKIISIIFK, encoded by the coding sequence ATGACATCTAAATCAATGCGCAGCTTTGCCGGAGGCATTGTTGTTGCAGCAGGCTTATGCGGTGCAGTGTACTTCTTTGGTCCAGGTGAAGCGACCGGCACATCGGAGAAACTATCAGAAGATGAAATGAAAGAGTCTCTGGCTTCAGAAGGGTATGTCATACATTCCGAAAAAGAATGGGAAGATCAGATTGCTGAAGCACAGTCGGTTAAAGATAAAGTGGAAGCGGAAAAAGAAACGGTACAAGAACCAGCAGAAAAAATCATATACCGTACAGTTCTTACTGTGTCTAAAGGCTCGACAAGCATCGATGTGGGTAAAAACCTACAAAAGGCAAAAGTCATTAAAAATGCCAATGATTTTTTTGACGCGGTTGAAAAGAAAGGCAAGGCCAACGGATTACGACCTGGAACGTATGTGGTAGATAGTGCGATGACGACGGAAAAAATAATTTCCATCATATTTAAATGA
- a CDS encoding GNAT family N-acetyltransferase yields the protein MKIPVENIVELTVEHQFLQAYPILSQLRIDLTLEEYLELLNDMRKEGKQLFALYHDTSIVALAGISWREDTYNERYVFVQDLVTDVNHRPSGLGFSLLSYIHNWAKEHGAEYITMES from the coding sequence ATGAAAATACCAGTGGAAAATATAGTAGAGTTAACTGTAGAACATCAATTCTTACAGGCTTATCCTATATTGAGTCAGTTACGAATTGATTTGACTTTAGAGGAATATCTAGAATTATTAAATGATATGCGTAAGGAGGGTAAACAGTTATTTGCTTTATATCATGATACAAGCATCGTAGCTTTAGCAGGTATTAGCTGGCGTGAAGATACATATAATGAACGCTATGTTTTTGTACAAGATTTGGTTACTGATGTAAATCATCGTCCTAGTGGCCTTGGATTTAGTCTGCTCAGTTATATACATAATTGGGCAAAAGAACATGGAGCTGAATATATTACAATGGAATCTTGA
- a CDS encoding GerAB/ArcD/ProY family transporter: protein MPGSFKISSHQLMILILLYSVGTVILHTPSPLASFAKQDAWLAALLGTGIALIFVWFYIRVGNLYPDLALDQINEKVFGRLVGKMINLTFFSGLFPLLPRLLIMWGISLKLFGCRIPPLLH, encoded by the coding sequence ATGCCTGGTAGTTTCAAAATTTCATCACATCAATTGATGATTTTAATCCTTTTGTATTCGGTAGGAACGGTTATTTTACATACTCCTTCACCTTTAGCAAGTTTTGCAAAGCAGGATGCGTGGCTTGCTGCATTACTTGGGACAGGAATCGCATTAATTTTTGTATGGTTTTACATCAGGGTTGGAAATTTATATCCTGATCTCGCTTTAGATCAAATAAATGAAAAGGTTTTCGGTAGGTTAGTCGGAAAGATGATCAATCTCACATTTTTTTCTGGTCTTTTTCCACTGCTGCCGAGACTACTTATTATGTGGGGAATTTCATTGAAACTTTTTGGATGCCGGATACCCCCCTTGTTGCATTAA
- a CDS encoding DUF5392 family protein: MNIKINNIPGFMQAELEQLQSTLSPLLKKNMKYGFFSTVMIGFSIINLFFLLFKNESIPISKIALGIYALVGAVGFALLKENKHNKREIVKMSQKYMLERIKKSSYLTDARKSNYFKRVNEHPLTAMNVFFEFLAEEQQWKNKSSHPE, from the coding sequence ATGAATATCAAAATAAATAATATACCGGGCTTCATGCAAGCCGAACTCGAACAACTTCAATCAACATTGTCCCCCTTGTTGAAAAAAAATATGAAATACGGTTTTTTTTCGACGGTGATGATAGGCTTTTCCATCATTAATCTTTTTTTTCTTTTATTTAAGAACGAATCTATACCCATCTCGAAAATCGCACTTGGAATCTATGCATTGGTGGGAGCTGTTGGATTTGCATTATTAAAAGAAAACAAACACAACAAAAGGGAAATAGTGAAAATGAGTCAAAAATATATGTTGGAGAGAATCAAAAAAAGCAGCTATTTAACAGATGCCAGAAAAAGTAATTACTTTAAAAGAGTAAATGAGCATCCGCTTACTGCCATGAATGTTTTTTTTGAGTTTCTTGCTGAAGAACAACAATGGAAGAACAAGTCCTCACACCCGGAATAA